A stretch of DNA from Candida dubliniensis CD36 chromosome 6, complete sequence:
CAAGTTGATCAGTCGATGGTTGAGAGGTAACGTGTGTATTCATCGAATTAACCATACTGTAAGTGGATTGGTGAGATGGGTTTGGTGAATTGATATGAGTTGGACTTTTCAAGGGATTAGTAGTATCAATAGAAGGAACCGAAGAAGGAGGATGAGGCATAGTTGAATTAACAGATTCTTTTCCATTTGAATCTTGCTGGTAGTTTGCTGATGCACCTACGTCTTGGGGTGACTGGATAGGAATGGTATCAGCAGCAATAGATTCTGGATGGTCTAAAGCTTCATTAGTTGGGTTTTCTAAGTCAGCATTGGGTTGAGAACCTGGATTGTTGGTTTGAGTTGGAGGAGGAGAAGCCAgaatattgtttttgttggaCAAGACATTAGCTGGTTCACTAAACAGGCCAGGAAAACGTGGCCGAACAGCTTGATTAACCGTTTCTTGAATGAAAGGTTTCAATGTATCAATGATCCGGGTTGTTGCAGTATCAAAGTACATAGCTTTAACATGGTTTTCAATGGTTGAAATATATTTCGGTAAATGGgcttcaaataatttatccaTCATGGGATGTAATTGCTCATTAACCATTGGTCCAAATTGGTCTGCCATCATTTTTGGGAGACGTTGGGATAATAACTCGTTAACTTGTTGATCAGTTTGAGTCAAATTCAAAGTGTTACCAACCATGGTGGGGTCGTCATCTTGGACAGTAGTTGGGTTGTCTTGTCCCAAAGTAGTGATTGGGTTGATTGGAGATAATGGGTTGTTTTCTCCTTGAGCGTCGTTGGAAGCGTTCGATTCGGAATTTTTTGACATAATAGCGCTTGAgtgaataataaatgattcGGGTGTTCTTTTCTAGAAAGTTAAAATTTATCGTAAATTTTCGAAATACTTTGGCGTCTTTATATTGGAATAAGCCTGAATTAGTTAATTGTCACACAGCCTAGTAATTAAGCTTAAGTGAACATCGCACTAACCTCAACTTGTTCGTCCTTTACCTCATGTCTCGAATACACTCTATTGCTCAGATATGAGCTATCTCAACCTTTGGTTGATTTACCACTTTTGTTTCCTTGATTTCTCTTCTCAAATCTCTTTAAGTTAACTATACTTTTCCTCTATTAATTAATCCTCTCTAACTagtatataatataaaatataaattactTCTGTCCACTATTTATATTGTCAATCTCTTAAGAAACAAGGAAATAGATCAGATGTGTAAACATTATTTCCGTCTTTACTTGTATTTGTTCACTGGTGAGCAATTTTCCATCTAATTTACCCGACACTGATGGAAATTTTATTCTCGACGCTCGAGGTCAGgagtgaaaaaattttcacggagaaaattattttcatcatcatttttcatAAGAAATGGAGGTTCTAGTGTTAGAGAATAGATAGCGAACACCTGGTATTCTCAAGGTAGATTTagattgaagaaaatattaGTTATATTACTTTTATACttgatcaataaattttctttatatatttaaattcttGGTATTGTCTAACTGCGTAGAAACCAAAGGACATACTTTGCATATTTAAGATATATTTAGTGCCGATTACCTGTGACATTTCCTTAGTGACTGTTTCGCGAACGCTGGCAACCGAACAGTATTAATTTCCTTTTATCCATTCTGTGTAATTAGTTCTTTATATCGTAAATAATATAGCTTAAGGATAAGTTACTATATTATTTAACTGTCACATTCAGTCTGTCTGAGCGACATTCCTTGTATGTTGATCTGACTGTGTGACAGGCAGCGAATCGGACTAATCTCCCAAATGTTTCTCTATCATGTAAATGTAGTTAAGGTGTACTTATTTGCCAACCACCAAATATTGTGGCACTATCCATTTAGTACGTAATTTGGTACTAACTATGATAAAGGTGTGAACAAGTGTAACATCCAGAAAGCAACCGAATAGACTAAGAAAGCAATTTTCAAGGCACTGTTGGAACCAGCGTAGTGTTACTAATGGTTACTACCAAATTCAGAATAGCATTTGGAGGTCTAAGGAGTTGAACTTAATTAGAGAATTTTCGTggatgtttttttttttttttttttcataaagACGGTTTAGCCTTACCAGAGTATGTATTTTGCTACATATGctgtatatatatacctGGGTTTAACCCCATTATATAGTCATCTCGTTCAGATCAAGTTCAACGCCAAAGCAAAAGCTGACCCAATGCCAAAAGTCTTCAAATAAACACCACCAGCAGTTGATGATTTGGGTTTAGAAGATGAGTGAGAGTCACTTGAAGTTGTACTGGCCGATTCAGTAGCACTAGCGGCAGAATCTCCAAACCCAAGGATAGCTGACCGTTGTTCATCAGTAGGCAAGCTAGAAATCTCTGCTACTTCACAAACAGCTGATGAAAAAGTATTCTTTTTAGTTGGTACACAATCACACTTCTCCCAGCTAGTCCAAAACTCATTCTTGTCACATAAGCATTTGTATAGATCTTGATTCGATACAGACTCATCAGAGTAACCACAATCCTCTATTTGGTTAGCTAATTGGTAACAATTTGAGTTGCAATCATCTTTCAAATGGATGTCTAGGTTGATAATTTGGGAAGCACTGgcaatttgaaaaacagtaaataataataaactcAATTTCATGGTGATGGTTAGCTGTATTAAAAAATTCTGGCCGCATACAGCACGATTGGCCTTCTATTTATATGGAATCTTAAATGAACACTCATTAGTTGTGTTGGtgttttgtttaaattaatttttagTCTAAGGATGGGGGGTCATACGAGGTTTTTTGTCAGAAATGGTTCGTAAGTGTTTGTATGATATTGAATTCTTCTCTTTGCCAAGGCCCAATAGTTGTAT
This window harbors:
- a CDS encoding conserved hypothetical protein (possibly Candida-specific): MKLSLLLFTVFQIASASQIINLDIHLKDDCNSNCYQLANQIEDCGYSDESVSNQDLYKCLCDKNEFWTSWEKCDCVPTKKNTFSSAVCEVAEISSLPTDEQRSAILGFGDSAASATESASTTSSDSHSSSKPKSSTAGGVYLKTFGIGSAFALALNLI